The sequence CCGCGAGGCGATGGCCACCCCGTTCCACTGGTTGAAGCCGCAGTGCACGACGTCATAGCCGATGGCGGCGAACGGCATCGTGGGGAACTGGTCGTCGTTGCACTTGGTCTCCTGCATCGCCAGCACGTCGACGTCGGCGCGTTCCAGCCAGTCGGTGACTCGGTCCACGCGGGCCCGGATCGAGTTCACATTCCAGGTGGCCAGCCGCATGGCTACAGGCTACGGATCGACGGTGCCCGCCATGTGCGCACCATCGATGTAGCGCGAACGATGCTGCGCGGTCAAGCCCATGTGTTCGTACAGCGCGATCGCGGGCGCGTTGTCGACGAGCACCTGCACATAGCAGCGCTCAGCGCCCTGTCCGCCTGCCCAGTCCAGCAGCGCCGCGCACAGGACCCGCGCGTGCCCCTCGCGCCGGTGACCTTCGGCGACGCGCACGGCCGAAAGACCCGCCCACCGAGTTCCGTCGGGCGCGCAGGTGACGGCAGCGCGTCCGACCGCGGCGTCCCCACGGGTCGCGAACACCACGACGCCGTCGAGCACGGCCGACAAGACCTCCACGGGCACCTCGCGTTGGTAGAGGCGCAGCCACGTCGCGTCGGGCAGCGGCGCCAACGTCGTCGTGCCGTCTGGTGCACCTGCGGGCAGGTCGCGCACCATCACGATGGTCTCCAGGTGCGGCGAGTACGTTCCGTGCAGGCTCAGCAGCCGGTCGGGTACGGCGAGCCACGGTGTCTGGCCGCGTCGCGCATACCAGTCGACGACTGCGGGCACGCCCGCCACGCTCGCTGACAGATCAAGTGGGACAGCGGAATTCGCGCGATGGGTGTGGCCGTTCGCGCCGCGCACCAGCCAGCCGTCGATCCATTCGTGTTCGGTTCCCGGCCATGCCAGCGCGGCGGCGTGCTCCATCGCCCTTATCTGCGATGTCCGTACCGGGACGTCGGTCAACGCTCGCACGGTGACGACATCTTCGGCCCTGAGTTCAACCACCGCACCGGCTTTCGTCCGCACCCGGATGACGGGGCCGGTATCGAGCAAGTGGCCGATCACATCGGTGAGCGGCGGCACCGAGCCCTGCGGTCGTCGGTAGCGCAGGCTGACGCGCGTTCCGACAACGGGCAGAGCCACCATGTCAGTGCCCGAACGGGTCGGGGACCTCGCCGGGCATCCAGGTCAGACCGGGCACACCCCAGCCGTGCGATTTCACCGCCCGCTTGGCGCTGCGCGCATGCCTGCCCACCAACCGGTCCAGATACAGGAACCCGTCGAGGTGTCCGGTCTCGTGCTGCAGCATCCGGGCGAACAGCCCGGTGCCCTCCAGCGTGATCGGTGTGCCGTCGGCGTCCAGTCCGGTCACCCGCGCCCAATCGGCGCGACCGGTGGGAAACGTTTCGCCGGGCACCGAAAGGCAACCTTCGTCGTCATCGTCCGGGTCGGGCATGGTCTCGGGCACCTCCGAGGTTTCCAGCACCGGATTGACGATGACGCCGCGTCTGCGGGCCGACTTCCCGCGGTCCTCCGCGCAGTCGTAGACGAAGACTCTCGACGACACACCGATCTGGTTGGCGGCGAGGCCAACACCGTGCGCCGCGTCCATCGTGTCGTACAGGTTTGTGATCAAGTCGGCGAGATCGGGAGGCAGCGAACCGTCATCGGCAACCGGCACCGGGGTGGTAGCGATGTGCAAGACGGGATCTCCGACGATTCGGATCGGGACGACTGCCACGGTTGGCAAGCTTAAGTGAGCCGACTCGCCCGGTTGGCTGACGGCCCTGGTAGCAATGCCGTGGTTGAATATTCGCGGTATCGCTAGCGAGGTTAAGTGCAGGAAAGGGTCCACGAGCAACATGGACGGCGCCATCGCGCGGACTGAGCAATCCGGGGACGACTCTGAGCTCACCGATGGGCTGACCCGCCGCGAACACGACATATTGGCCTTCGAACGGCAGTGGTGGAAGTACGCAGGCGCCAAGGAAGACGCCATCAAGGAACTGTTCTCGATGTCGGCGACCCGCTACTACCAGGTGCTCAACGCCCTCGTCGACAGGCCCGAGGCGCTGGCGGCCGATCCGATGCTGGTCAAGCGGCTGAGGCGGCTTCGCGCGAGCAGGCAGAAGGCGCGGGCGGCACGCCGTCTCGGCTTCGAGGTGACCTGAGCCTTCCTGTGCCTTGCTGAGCCTTCCGCAGGTCTCACCCCCTTCGCCGATACAGTGGGCCCAATGAACGAGCGCCATTCCGATTCCTCCGGGCTGCCCCTGCGCGCCATGGTGATGGTGCTGTTGTTCCTCGGCGTCGTCTTTCTCCTGGTCGGATTGCAGGCCATGGGCGGAGGGGACGACTCGAGCGCGGACGACTCACCGGTGGCCGTCAGCAGTTCTTCGACCCCGTCGCCGACCCCGTCGGAGGCCCCGGCGCCCGCCGCGAAGGCCGAAGTCCGCGTCTACAACACCTCCGAGACCGCGGGGGCCGCCGAGAACACGGCCAATCAGCTCCGCGAGGCCGGCTGGAATGTCACCGAGACCGGGAACCTCACCATCGAGGGGTTGACCGCGACCACCGTCTACTTCAGCGACGCGCCCGGCGAGCGGAAGTCCGCCGATGAGGTCGGCCAACTGCTGTCGGCGCCGGTCGAGCCGAGGGCACCCGAACTGGCCGAGCAACCACCGGGCGTCGTCGTGGCGGTGGCGGGATAGGCTCTCGACATGCTTGCCTCGCGTGCGCAGACGCTGACCGTAGCCACCCTGTTCGCTGTTCCGGCACTCGCACTGAGTGCCTGTACCCCCAACGAGCCCATTGCCTCTGAGCCCGGCACCACACCGTCGGTGTGGACCGGGTCGCCGGCACCGTCGGCCCAGGCCGAGAGCGAGGGCGAGGGTCAGGGCGAAGCCGCTCCGTCGGGTGAGAAGCTGACCGCGCAGCTGAAGAACCCCCGCGGCTCCACGGTGGCCACCGCCGACTTCGCATTCTCCAGCGGCTACGTGACGGTGACCGTGAAGACCACCGGCTCCGGACAGCTCGCACCGGGCTTCCACGGAATGCACATCCACTCGGTGGGCAAGTGCGAAGCCAGCTCGGTCGCGCCGACCGGTGGCGAGCCGGGCGACTTCAACTCCGCCGGTGGGCATTTCCAGGTTCCCGGCCACAGCGGGCATCCGGCCAGCGGCGACCTCACGTCGCTGCAGGTGCGTGAAGACGGCACCGCGCAGGTGGTCACGACCACCGACGCTTTCACCGCGGAGGATCTGCAGGCGGGCGCCAAGACGTCGATCATCATTCACGAGAAGGCCGACAACTTCGCCAACATCCCGGCGGAGCGTTACCAGCAGACCAACGGCACCCCGCCCCCTGACCAGACGACGCTCGCCACCGGCGATGCCGGAAAGCGGGTCGCGTGCGGTGTTATCGGCACCGGTTAGCAGTCGAATAGATTTCGCCGGGTCACCCCGGCCGACCGTTGGCGTCGAATGGGAGTTCGCTCTCGTCGACGCCGTCACCCGCGACCTGAGCAACGAGGCGGCCGCGGTGATCGCCGAGATCGGCGAAAACCCGCGCGTGCACAAGGAATTGCTGCGCAACACCGTCGAGATCGTCACCGGGATCTGCGACAACGCAGGGCAGGCGATGGAGGACCTGCGGACCACGCTCCTGCCTGCGAGAGACGTCGTGCGCGGCCGCGGCATGGAATTGTTCTGCGCGGGCACCCACCCGTTCGCGAAATGGTCTGCCCAGAAGCTCACCGACGCACCGCGCTACGCCGAACTGATCAAGCGCACTCAGTGGTGGGGTCGCCAGATGCTGATCTGGGGCGTGCACGTGCATGTCGGGATCTCGTCGGCACACAAGGTGATGCCGATCGTCACCTCGTTGCTCAACCACTACCCGCACCTGCTGGCACTGTCCTCGTCGTCGCCTTACTGGGACGGCGAGGACACCGGGTACGCGAGCAACCGCGCGATGATGTTCCAGCAGCTGCCGACCGCAGGGCTGCCGTTC is a genomic window of Mycobacterium sp. ITM-2016-00318 containing:
- a CDS encoding GNAT family N-acetyltransferase is translated as MVALPVVGTRVSLRYRRPQGSVPPLTDVIGHLLDTGPVIRVRTKAGAVVELRAEDVVTVRALTDVPVRTSQIRAMEHAAALAWPGTEHEWIDGWLVRGANGHTHRANSAVPLDLSASVAGVPAVVDWYARRGQTPWLAVPDRLLSLHGTYSPHLETIVMVRDLPAGAPDGTTTLAPLPDATWLRLYQREVPVEVLSAVLDGVVVFATRGDAAVGRAAVTCAPDGTRWAGLSAVRVAEGHRREGHARVLCAALLDWAGGQGAERCYVQVLVDNAPAIALYEHMGLTAQHRSRYIDGAHMAGTVDP
- a CDS encoding peptide deformylase, which produces MAVVPIRIVGDPVLHIATTPVPVADDGSLPPDLADLITNLYDTMDAAHGVGLAANQIGVSSRVFVYDCAEDRGKSARRRGVIVNPVLETSEVPETMPDPDDDDEGCLSVPGETFPTGRADWARVTGLDADGTPITLEGTGLFARMLQHETGHLDGFLYLDRLVGRHARSAKRAVKSHGWGVPGLTWMPGEVPDPFGH
- a CDS encoding DUF3263 domain-containing protein, whose protein sequence is MDGAIARTEQSGDDSELTDGLTRREHDILAFERQWWKYAGAKEDAIKELFSMSATRYYQVLNALVDRPEALAADPMLVKRLRRLRASRQKARAARRLGFEVT
- a CDS encoding LytR C-terminal domain-containing protein, with product MNERHSDSSGLPLRAMVMVLLFLGVVFLLVGLQAMGGGDDSSADDSPVAVSSSSTPSPTPSEAPAPAAKAEVRVYNTSETAGAAENTANQLREAGWNVTETGNLTIEGLTATTVYFSDAPGERKSADEVGQLLSAPVEPRAPELAEQPPGVVVAVAG
- the sodC gene encoding superoxide dismutase[Cu-Zn], which produces MLASRAQTLTVATLFAVPALALSACTPNEPIASEPGTTPSVWTGSPAPSAQAESEGEGQGEAAPSGEKLTAQLKNPRGSTVATADFAFSSGYVTVTVKTTGSGQLAPGFHGMHIHSVGKCEASSVAPTGGEPGDFNSAGGHFQVPGHSGHPASGDLTSLQVREDGTAQVVTTTDAFTAEDLQAGAKTSIIIHEKADNFANIPAERYQQTNGTPPPDQTTLATGDAGKRVACGVIGTG
- a CDS encoding glutamate--cysteine ligase, whose translation is MPESGSRAVLSAPVSSRIDFAGSPRPTVGVEWEFALVDAVTRDLSNEAAAVIAEIGENPRVHKELLRNTVEIVTGICDNAGQAMEDLRTTLLPARDVVRGRGMELFCAGTHPFAKWSAQKLTDAPRYAELIKRTQWWGRQMLIWGVHVHVGISSAHKVMPIVTSLLNHYPHLLALSSSSPYWDGEDTGYASNRAMMFQQLPTAGLPFHFQNWAQWEGFVHDQKKTGIIDHMNEIRWDIRPSPHLGTVEVRIFDGVSNLRELGALTALTHCLIVDLDRKLDAGEQLPTMPPWHVQENKWRAARYGLDAVIILDADSNERLVTDDLDELLNRLEPVAESLGCSDELANVADIYGHGASYQRQRRVAEDNDGDLRAVVDALIGELDI